The following nucleotide sequence is from Cellulosilyticum sp. I15G10I2.
GTGGATAAATTTGACTGCCTCTTAACGCTTCATGCAGGGTATTGCCGTGTTTAAGTAGTTCTATAGCGTCATCTAATTCATCTTCTGCTATGGCATTATTGAGTACTTTCTTAATAATTTCCATAGCCTGCAGCATGGGAAGCCCTGAGGCTACCAACATTGACAAAGTTTTTGCAAATAATGCAGACATTGTCTTCTTATTAAGCGGACCAAAAAGCGGTAGCTTAAGTGACAGTTGATCGACGGTTTTTCTGCCCCCGGGTATCTTTTTTATGTTAAATCCCAGCACAGCCAAAAGTGCTGTGAAAATAATAATGCCTAACCAGTTGGCTGCAAAAAAGTTACTGAGTGCTATAACGATTTGAGTCGGCAGCGGCAGTTCAATATCTGCATCTTGAAACATGGCTACAAAGTTAGGAATAACTTTGACCATCATGACAAAGACCACAATGCCTACAACGACCAAAACCAGTGCTGGATAAGTCAATGCTTTTTTGAGTTTCCTTGTGGTGCCCAGCTGAATATCAAAATGATCTACTACTTGATTTAAGACCACATCTAAATTACCCGAAGCCTCCCCACACTCGATCATACTCACCAGTAAATCTGGAAAAATCTTTTCATCTGCTGCCGCTTCAGATAAGGTTTTACCCCGATTAACCTCCTCATGAAGATTCATAATATGTTTTTTTAAAGTCTTATGAGAGGCTTGCTCTGCACAAATCTCAAGCGATCTCCCCACGCTGATCCCAGCCTGAACCATCGCTGCAAACTGTTTGCAAAAAAATGTAATATCAGCCATTTTAATAGGCTTTTGAAAAAATGCTATATCTCCAACATCACTATTAAGTGCTGTTTTTTTACGAATAGAAAGTGGGTAAAGATACTTGTCCGCTAAAAATCGTTTAACTTGCTCTTCACTTTCTGTTTCTATCTCTCCTCTTACAACCTTATTCTTTAGTACATCCTTAGCCTTATATAAATAAGTTTCCAAGCTAGCCCTCCCTTCCTCTATACTCTTTTATTATGTAAATTTCGCTCTAATTATAAGCTCCATCAAGTTAAACTTTTTATATTTTGCTTTTTGCTCTTTATACACTTTATATGATTTATCAAAAATATAAGTCCCTACTATCGCTTTTAAAATGCGATAACCTTACCATTGTCAATGACTAGCAGGGGAGATTTTAGGGTTCGGCAGTTGCCTCTGAAGTATTTTGTTAAGAAAATCTTAGCAGTTTATTCAAATGGTTCTTAGGGAGACTGTTTGAGCGGCACTTATCCCTTGGGATAAGTCGCGAGTTTCGACCGTTCATTTGAAGAAAGTGCTTAGATTTTTAAAAATACGCAAGTGAGCAACTGGAGAACCCTAAAATTCTCCTGCGGACCTAATCCAACTTTTTAAAAGCGATCCACCAACCGTTTAAACTCCTCTTTAATCTGCGCATGATTCATCGCAATCTCTAGAGAAATCTTTCCTTCACGATAAAGCTTCACAATAGAACTATCCATAGTCACCATGCCATTTAATCCGCCTGTCTGAATCTGAGAATAAATCTGATGTGTTTTACCCTCTCTTATCATATTGCTAATAGCAGGATTACCGACCATAATTTCAAGTGCTATACATCTGCCTTTTACATCTGTACGGGGAATAAGCTGCTGTGAAATAACCCCTTTTAAAATATTAGAAAGCTGAACTTTAATCTGCTGCTGCTGATGTGGCGGAAAAACGTCTATAATCCTATCTATAGTCTGTGGCGCCCCTATCGTATGGAGCGTACTTAGTACAAGATGTCCCGTTTCTGCTGCCGTAATAGCTGTGGCGATTGTTTCCTGATCCCGCATCTCACCGACTAAAATAACATCTGGATCTTCTCTTAAGGCAGCCCGCAAAGCTTCTGAGTAATTCTTACTATCTATACCAATTTCTCTTTGATTCACAATACTATTTTTATGCTTATGCAAATATTCAATAGGATCTTCGAGCGTTAAAATATGCCCTTTTCTTTTTTCATTAATATAATTAATCATCGTTGCAAGCGTTGTTGACTTACCACTGCCTGTAGGTCCAGTTACAAGGACCAACCCCCTCGTATTATTAGAAAGTGTTTCTAAAATATGTCTAGGTAGTCCTAGTTGTTCCATAGATGGAATATTAATACCTACTGCCCTTAGGGCTGCAGCATAAGTACCTCTTTGCTTAAAAACATTGACTCTGAATCTTCCAATCTGAGGAATAGCGTAAGAAAAATCTACTTCTCCCCGTTCCTCAAATTTTTTACAGATACTTTCATCCTTCATCAACAACTGTTCTATAAGTTCTTTAGACTCTTTTGGCCCAAGAGCCGGCATATCCAAACGCATAAGATTGCCATTGATCCTTAGCGTGGGTGGAATACCTGTTGTAATATGAAGGTCAGACGCACCTCTATCATTAACGATTTCTAATAAGGCATCTATATTCATCATTTATCTCCTAACCCTCTACTGTTCATAAGCTATTCTTAGCATTTCTTCCATCGTAGTATGTCCACGGAAAACATTATAATAAGCATTATCCCACAAGGTACGCATGCCTCTTTCAACGGCTTTCTCTTTAATCTCATCCGTAGTTAAACTTCCGGCTGCTATGGCCTCTTGAAGCATATTATCTAAAACTAATACTTCATGTACGGCAATCCTGCCCTTATAGCCTGTATGGCTGCAAACACTGCATCCTCTAGGTTTATAAACTAGCGTACCCGCTTTAATTTTATAAATGAGCTCTTCTGTAGGTGTTACAGTGTGTTTTGTCTTGCAGTTTGGGCAGACCTTTCTAACTAAACGCTGAGAAACCACGCCTTTTACAGCTGCCCCTACCATAAAGGGTTCGGTACCCATATCAATAAGCCTCGCAATAGAACTTGCTGCATCATTAGTATGCAGTGTGCTAAGTACAAGATGTCCCGTTACCGCTGCTCTTATAGCAATACTGCTTGTTTCACTATCTCTCATTTCTCCTACCATGATTATATCTGGATCTTGTCTTAATATAGATCTTAAACAGCTTGCAAAGGTTAACCCTATTTTAGTGTTTACAGCTACTTGATTGATACCTTCTATCATATTTTCAACTGGATCTTCTACTGTCACTATATTAATATGATCATGATTGAGTTCTTTAAGTGCTGCTGAAAGCGTCGTAGATTTACCACTTCCTGTGGGTCCTGTAACCAAAATAATACCATGTGGATTTTTAAGCAGATTTTTAATCTTTTCAAAATCTTCTGGATGGAAACCAAGATCTTGTAATCCTAAGTTAGTTCCATTGCGGTAAATAAAACGAATAACTGTTTTTTCTCCGTAAACAGTAGGTAAAACACTTACACGCAGATCTACTTGCTGTCCATTAGAGTATTTTGACATTCTGCCATCTTGTGGCAGTCTTCTCTCAGCAATATCTAGACTGGACAAAATTTTAATTCTTGTTGTGATGGCATTAAGCATTTCTTTCTTTACGCGTTCCATTTCATGGAGCTGCCCATCAACTCTATACCGAATACGTACGTAATGTTCAAAGGGTTCAACATGCAAATCTGATGCCCCCTTTAAAATCGCTCTTTGCAGAAAATTATTCACTAATTGAATCATAGGTGCATTTTCTGCATTTTCATCTACTTCCTCTAAAATTTGTTTATGGCCTTCTTCTTGTAGCTGCCTCTCTGCCTCAAATACAATATTTTTAGTCTTAGCAGAAGTATAGGTTTGGTTAATAAGATTTTCGATCTCATGGGCTAGAGCAAGCAGCGGTATTATCTCCATTTTAGTCGAAAGCTTCAGGTCATCAAGCGCAAACATATCCAGAGGGTCTTTCATTGCAACTTTTAGTTTGGTGCCATCTAGCCCTACTGCAATAACAGTATATCTCCTTGCAACACCTTCAGGTACTTTAGATGCAATGTTATAATCTATTGTATATTTTTCTAAATCCATATGCGGAATGCCTAGCTGAAACTCTAACGCCCCTAATATGTCCTTATCAGTAATAATTCCCTTCTCAACTAATATCTCACCTATTTTTTTATTGGTACGATGCTGTTCTTCAATCCCCCAGTCTAATTGCTCTTTTGTAATCATACCCGTTTCATAAAGCAAATCACCTAATCTTTTTCTCTCTACCTTCTTCATAGGCATCTCCTTACACTCTATCTTACTTACTTTTAGCATTATTCACTCATTCTTAACATTTAAATCACTATTTTTTATATTTTGATACATACTTTGTATATTTTTAATTTTATTATAAGCGATTTTAATCATTTTACCAAGACTTTTAGAAAAATTAACCATCTTTAACATTTTCATCTAAATTTCTACAAAAATTTTATACTTTCTTTATTATGACCTATCCATTTTTTGATTTATAATCTTCACCATACACCCCTATAAGTTGGCAATATACTTATGCAGCGTCATTTTTATGTAAACTTTAGCGCGATTTTTAGATAAAAAAAACCAACAATTAGTAGACTAATTGTTGGCCGGTTGCACCATAAGCTCCAATTCTCCAGGTGCCCATCTACAGAGAATTCTTCATTGCTTCCAACTTTTTTCCGATTATATATTGCATTAAATAAAATCTAAAAATCTTTCTTTTTATATCAGAAAAAGCCAAAATATATGAAAACATTATCTTTTTCTTAATAAGGTAAATTATAACATATTTTTTCACTTTTAAGCAAGCAAACAATTAAATATTAAATATCAAAAAATTTTGCTATTTATTGATATATCTAGCGTTCTTAAATTGACGTATTGCATATAACATGATAAATTATATAGGAATAACATATCATTATGTTAGACTAAAAGGATAGAGGTGCGGTACTTATCAGTATATATACCAAGGTGAGCACAGTGACGTATATAGAAAGGAAGTATTGCCGAAGCATAATCCTATTGCTTAAATGGATTATGCTGGTACTAAATAAAATATATTTAGTACTGTCATACAATATTTTGTATGGAGAACTATCTACCATG
It contains:
- a CDS encoding type II secretion system F family protein; protein product: METYLYKAKDVLKNKVVRGEIETESEEQVKRFLADKYLYPLSIRKKTALNSDVGDIAFFQKPIKMADITFFCKQFAAMVQAGISVGRSLEICAEQASHKTLKKHIMNLHEEVNRGKTLSEAAADEKIFPDLLVSMIECGEASGNLDVVLNQVVDHFDIQLGTTRKLKKALTYPALVLVVVGIVVFVMMVKVIPNFVAMFQDADIELPLPTQIVIALSNFFAANWLGIIIFTALLAVLGFNIKKIPGGRKTVDQLSLKLPLFGPLNKKTMSALFAKTLSMLVASGLPMLQAMEIIKKVLNNAIAEDELDDAIELLKHGNTLHEALRGSQIYPPIMYSMISIGEETGALDEMLVKIGNYFNDEVQTTIDSLMVLIEPILTIFIAFIVGGIMLAVILPTFTAAAAMM
- a CDS encoding GspE/PulE family protein, whose product is MKKVERKRLGDLLYETGMITKEQLDWGIEEQHRTNKKIGEILVEKGIITDKDILGALEFQLGIPHMDLEKYTIDYNIASKVPEGVARRYTVIAVGLDGTKLKVAMKDPLDMFALDDLKLSTKMEIIPLLALAHEIENLINQTYTSAKTKNIVFEAERQLQEEGHKQILEEVDENAENAPMIQLVNNFLQRAILKGASDLHVEPFEHYVRIRYRVDGQLHEMERVKKEMLNAITTRIKILSSLDIAERRLPQDGRMSKYSNGQQVDLRVSVLPTVYGEKTVIRFIYRNGTNLGLQDLGFHPEDFEKIKNLLKNPHGIILVTGPTGSGKSTTLSAALKELNHDHINIVTVEDPVENMIEGINQVAVNTKIGLTFASCLRSILRQDPDIIMVGEMRDSETSSIAIRAAVTGHLVLSTLHTNDAASSIARLIDMGTEPFMVGAAVKGVVSQRLVRKVCPNCKTKHTVTPTEELIYKIKAGTLVYKPRGCSVCSHTGYKGRIAVHEVLVLDNMLQEAIAAGSLTTDEIKEKAVERGMRTLWDNAYYNVFRGHTTMEEMLRIAYEQ
- a CDS encoding type IV pilus twitching motility protein PilT; its protein translation is MNIDALLEIVNDRGASDLHITTGIPPTLRINGNLMRLDMPALGPKESKELIEQLLMKDESICKKFEERGEVDFSYAIPQIGRFRVNVFKQRGTYAAALRAVGINIPSMEQLGLPRHILETLSNNTRGLVLVTGPTGSGKSTTLATMINYINEKRKGHILTLEDPIEYLHKHKNSIVNQREIGIDSKNYSEALRAALREDPDVILVGEMRDQETIATAITAAETGHLVLSTLHTIGAPQTIDRIIDVFPPHQQQQIKVQLSNILKGVISQQLIPRTDVKGRCIALEIMVGNPAISNMIREGKTHQIYSQIQTGGLNGMVTMDSSIVKLYREGKISLEIAMNHAQIKEEFKRLVDRF